In Cicer arietinum cultivar CDC Frontier isolate Library 1 chromosome 7, Cicar.CDCFrontier_v2.0, whole genome shotgun sequence, a single window of DNA contains:
- the LOC101493141 gene encoding pyruvate dehydrogenase E1 component subunit alpha, mitochondrial-like has product MALSRITSPFRSTNLLIPSILSSLRHRSISNDTTLTIETSIPFTAHNCDAPSRSVETTTSELMSFFRDMVLMRRMEIAADSLYKAKLIRGFCHLYDGQEAVAVGMEAAINSKDCVITAYRDHCTFLCRGGTLIEVFSELMGRKDGCSKGKGGSMHFYRKEGGFYGGHGIVGAQIPLGVGLAFGQKYSKDPNVTFSLYGDGAANQGQLFEALNIAALWDLPAILVCENNHYGMGTAEWRSAKSPAYYKRGDYAPGLKVDGMDVLAVKQACKFAKEHALKNGPLILEMDTYRYHGHSMSDPGSTYRTRDEISGVRQERDPIERVRKLVLAHDIATEKELKDIEKEARKEVDEAIAKAKESQMPDPSDLYTNVYVKGLGVEAFGPDRKEVKATLP; this is encoded by the exons ATGGCACTATCACGCATTACATCCCCATTCCGATCTACCAACCTTCTCATCCCATCCATCCTTTCCTCACTACGACATCGTTCCATCTCGAACGACACAACCCTAACTATCGAAACCTCTATCCCATTCACCGCCCACAACTGCGATGCGCCCTCACGCTCCGTCGAAACAACCACCTCTGAACTCATGTCCTTCTTCCGCGACATGGTCCTCATGCGTCGGATGGAGATCGCTGCCGATTCGCTCTACAAGGCCAAACTAATCCGCGGTTTCTGTCATCTCTACGACGGTCAGGAAGCCGTTGCCGTCGGAATGGAAGCGGCGATTAATTCTAAAGACTGTGTGATTACTGCTTACCGTGATCATTGTACCTTTTTATGCCGAGGTGGAACCCTAATTGAGGTTTTTTCTGAGCTTATGGGGAGAAAGGATGGTTGTTCGAAGGGGAAAGGGGGTTCGATGCATTTTTATAGGAAGGAAGGTGGGTTTTATGGTGGCCATGGTATTGTTGGGGCTCAGATTCCACTTGGTGTTGGATTGGCTTTTGGTCAGAAATATAGTAAAGATCCAAATGTTACTTTTTCTTTGTATGGTGATGGTGCTGCTAATCAGGGTCAGTTGTTTGAAGCGCTTAATATTGCTGCTCTTTGGGATCTTCCTGCAATTTTGGTTTGTGAGAATAACCATT ATGGAATGGGGACTGCAGAGTGGAGATCTGCTAAGAGTCCTGCTTATTACAAGCGTGGGGATTATGCTCCTGGATTGAAG GTAGATGGCATGGATGTTCTTGCTGTAAAGCAAGCTTGCAAATTTGCAAAGGAACATGCTTTGAAGAATGGTCCCCTT ATTCTTGAGATGGACACATACAGATACCATGGCCACTCCATGTCTGATCCTGGCAGCACATACCGCACACGTGATGAGATTAGCGGTGTTAGACAG GAGCGTGATCCAATTGAGAGAGTAAGAAAGCTGGTTTTGGCTCACGACATTGCTACTGAAAAGGAGCTTAAG GACATTGAAAAGGAAGCAAGAAAAGAAGTTGACGAAGCCATTGCCAAAGCAAAG GAAAGTCAAATGCCAGACCCATCTGATCTATATACCAATGTATATGTTAAAGGTTTAGGGGTCGAG GCATTTGGCCCTGATAGGAAAGAAGTAAAAGCTACTTTGCCATAA
- the LOC140918716 gene encoding uncharacterized protein translates to MIPLVTTKTSTCDIKQCTDKANLILHAKLIIWDEAPMLNKICAEAVDRTFRDIMRTIDEANLHKPFGGKVVVFGGDFRKILPVVRKCCRHDIVASSINSSELWKYCKNMNNLKYYEEREILAQTHDTGDWFTLEFLNDMKCSRIPNHRLKLKIGVPVMLLRNIDQAKWIM, encoded by the exons ATGATTCCTTTGGTTACAACCAAAACATCTACATGTGACATCAAACAATGCACTGATAAAGCTAATCTTATCCTACATGCTAAACTTATTATATGGGATGAAGCTCCAATGCTAAATAAAATTTGTGCTGAAGCTGTAGATCGTACTTTCAGAGATATCATGAGGACTATAGATGAGGCTAACCTACATAAACCATTTGGtgggaaggtagttgtttttggaggtgattttagaaaaatattaccTGTTGTTAGAAAATGTTGTAGACATGATATAGTGGCATCTTCAATAAACTCATCTGAATTATGGAAATACTGCAAG AACATGAACAACTTGAAATACTATGAAGAGAGGGAAATACTTGCTCAGACTCATGATACT GGAGATTGGTTCACacttgaatttttaaatgacaTGAAATGTTCAAGAATTCCAAATCACCGATTAAAATTAAAGATTGGTGTTCCAGTCATGCTTTTGAGGAACATTGATCAAGCTAAATGGATTATGTAA
- the LOC101495609 gene encoding uncharacterized protein, translating into MNQLTIRCDILSGLQEVVHSRETHTSAVGKRLVLPTSFTGDLRYMFNNCQDAMAICKKFGYPNLFISITCNANWQNFVSIRGLKTSDRTYIICRVFKAKLDHMTSDFKKEKIFGEIVAVDDEGYPKYKRRDTSLSVLKKGISLDNRFVVPYNPHLLMKYQAHVNVEYYNKGNSIKYLFKYVNKGPDRAAIEISNQTKNGHVLDEIKQYYECRYLALCEAV; encoded by the exons AtgaatcaattgacaattagatgtgacatattAAGTGGTTTACAAGAAGTTGTTCATAGTAGAGAAACCCATACATCTGCAGTCGGAAAACGTCTAGTACTACCAACATCTTTTACCGGAGATCTACGATACATGTTTAATAACTGTCAAGATGCAATGGCTATTTGCAAAAAGTTTGGGTATCCTAATTTGTTTATCAGCATAACGTGCAATGCTAATTGGCAAAATTTTGTTTCTATTAGAGGCCTTAAAACAAGTGATCGTACATACATTATTTGTAGAGTATTTAAGGCAAAGCTTGATCACATGACGAGtgattttaaaaaggaaaaaatatttgGTGAAATTGTTGCAG TTGACGATGAAGGTTATCCAAAGTACAAGCGACGAGATACTAGTTTATCTGTTTTGAAAAAAGGAATCAGTTTGGACAATAGGTTTGTAGTTCCATACAATCCACATTTGTTGATGAAATATCAAGCACATGTCAATGTTGAGTATTACAACAAGGGAAACTCTATAAAGTATTTGTTTAAGTATGTTAATAAAGGACCAGATAGAGCCGCAATAGAGATttcaaaccaaacaaaaaatggTCATGTACTAGATGAGATAAAACAATACTATGAGTGCAGATATTTGGCCCTGTGTGAGGCTGTTTAG